The following is a genomic window from Mya arenaria isolate MELC-2E11 chromosome 4, ASM2691426v1.
CGTTGAAACGGATCATACTTTGTGTAAGATTGGCTTGTCGAGTTCGCCTGAATTCGATATCTTCTGTAATACGCCTGTCGATGTTATCGAGAACAATTCTCCATTTATCGTCTGTCACAGTATCAAAGTTCGTACTCCAAGGCTCCATGATAGGCATACATGTACCTTCTCTCAGCGGTGGCGGGATTTCCTGAAAAAAAGGTAAAGACCAACTTATACTtgaaaaatcatgtaaaaagtAGAACCACTTTATATATTGtaagccattttttttttaatttcaaataacatATCGAGAAAACAACGTTTTAAAACTTGCTAACTGTAAATGCTCTTGCACGGAAGTACTTAGACCCCACAGAATCCTCCGGTCATTATTCTTTAAGAAACGTGACACCGGGTCATAATACATCGACTCCCGGGTCATTTTATGACGACTCATTTTTGAGTAGTGaagagaaatatatatatatatatatcgacgCGGGGTCACTTTTTCGAAAGATTATTGACAGGAGGTTGTGGTTATATTTGGGTtaaaatactactactacttctaagTAGAAGTtctagtagtagcagtagcagcagcagcagcagtagcagtagtagtgtCTAATTACTTTTTTACTTCGGATCATTTATTGTAAAcgtacaaatgaataaataaataaataaataaataaataaataaataaataaataaataaataaattaataaataaataaataaataaataaataaataaataaataaataaataaataaataaataaataaaataaataaataaataaataaataaataaataaataaataaataaataaataaataaataaataaataaataaataaataaataaataaataaaaaataaataaataaaaaataaataaataaaccataACTGTATTCTGAATGAAAACAAACCTTCGGGGCGTAATTCTTTGGACTTGCTTCAAAATAATAGGTTTCTCCCTTCCTAGGGCCAACTGGTTGGACGAAGGGATCTATTGGTGGATTCCTGCAAACAGCATAGGTGTGAACATTAACCTGATAATTTGCCTGAATCGTTACAAACCGTTTAAAGTCTTCAACATTCAATCAGagtcaaaattatgtatttggaaagtgtttgttggtgaattTATTTTAGTGTGATCATAACCCTAGAATTGAGTATATACTTTTTCAAAAGtgagaataataaaaaaaaacattcataaattttCTGACAGAATGGCTTACGTAGTTCGCATTTGATAACTGCCACCATAGGGGAATGGAACAAAGAGTCCGCCAACCCGCGCTCCTGTTGCTGGGTCCACACGAAACAGCGCACTCCAGGCTGTACTGTTATCGCCAGCCCCGTTGTACCTGCGGTACTCGACGGGGATGTTAGGAAGGTCAGACTTGGCAATAACCGGGTACGGGGGTTTCTGTCCTGCCAACATACGGTTGTCGATGCTGCAAGCAGACAGAGAAATCACTGATGTGGGATAGCACACACaagtaatacaatataaaaatatcggAGCAcgaaacacattttcattaataactgttcaagtaacactcttattcaaaatgaatacacGCAGATGTATAACAATCATAATTTTgggtgataaacctttaactacttaataaatagtgcatttatgaaaaatattaattactgataacaatattgtaaccgagtatttaatagttgaaaacgcaaaaatatcaGTTAacacaattgtattatttgtggtaaatcatatttggGAGCTAGagtgcattaaaaaaaataagctgAATGCACGCATATTGTACAAGACTATCATTAATGAATGTgctgcttatatatatatatatatatatatatatatatatatatatatatatatatatatatatatatatatatatatatatatatatatatatatatatatatctttttttagaGTAAGTCTTCCTACTGAGCCTCTAGTTTTGGTATCCTGTAGGTGATTCCCAATTTATCGAGTCGACCAAGCTCCTTGTAGCCCATTGTGTTTATGATGTCGACATACTCCGACTGTCGGATCGCCGTCCGCATTTGCCCCAATGTCATGTTCTTCAGCGTACTCGAATCCTCAGCCTGATAAAGAGAGTAGAGAGTAGAGATGAGATAATAAATTATGAGGTACAGAATACTGACTTAATTCTTGTCCAATTGAGCATTTTACTATTATTCGATCAACTTTAAATGGGACATACTAAATACTAATAATGCCTGACCAAAACATCAAACGATCATATCTAGTTTGCGCTTTTCACATGGATGTGATTCTGTCAATATATTATATGGCTCAAGTGACCATGATCCACGTTTAAGGCATTACCGGTACAGGAAATTCCACTAACCTTCAGAAGGTTCTCGAACTCTCCTCGGTTCCACATTTTCTCGGCGGCCATGATGAAGCGCAGCGAGTTGTACTCGAGAAGATACTCGTTGCGGACCAAGGGCATGTCCAGACTCGCCTGCATACCTAACAAAGTAGAAGGAATGCGTGTGCGCAAGACTAGGGCAGAATGAAGCGTTTGTATATAATTCATATCAGTcaatacaaataattcatttgataAAGGCAACCGGCCCAACACATTATTGTGGACAAACACATACAAATTTAACAATAACAGGTGTGATgtggtttatatatatgtattgtataagACAACATGGTCAGTTCGTTTTCTTTATtcattaatactattatttaagtGACTTTAGTGTGCTTCCTCATAATAACAATTCCCTAATGtgaaatgtatatgtattgcaTCACCTAATAAATACAATCTTATACGACTGGTACATACCGACGATATTTTCACGGGCCATTAAAGTAGGGGTTTTGAAGATTTCCGCAAAGCGATATGGGAGGTAGGTGGCTCCCGAAGATGCGGTGCCCAtgtttatgtgtatgttgtaCGGCTCGAAGTCCATCAAACGTCCCAGGTCAATGATGTAAAAACCGTCCGGTTTGTGTGTTGCAGGCTCGTTGAAGTCCAGCTCGTAAGGATTGGAAAAATCGAAGAAGCTATCTGGTGAAAGGACTGTCTgtaaaggaaatattttttgtttatttatttgttgctTTTGTAAAACATCATACTTTTACCGAAAGCCCGCGCGTTCTGAtcacattttaattaatgttgttCATAGGTTTCTAGTCGCTAATTAATCATGTACCTTGTATCCATAGTTGGCGCAGTCGTAGCATTTGGACCAGGGTGCGATTCCTTTCTTCGTACCGCTAAACCTCCTGTCCACGTCCGGCACGTCATTGGGATCACTTTCGTTATACGGACGGACTTCTCTGAGCAAGAATTGTTTTTGTTCGGATGTGAGGTTCCAATCCTCCATCAAGCCTGGAGCCATATCCGTGAACTCGACAATTAACTTAGCCAAATCCACACGAGTTGATTTCTTAAATAGGAATTACATAAACCATATTAATGTTCAAGCTTCATATAAAAACTAAACAGCATATGTGGTTTTGGAAAGTCAAATAAGAGTGTTTATAGCTTATATGTGTGATCAGTTGTAAAGCAACCCTTAAACAAACTCCCAAATCGGATATATTGAATTTACCTCTAAGCACGTGCCGGTGTTGATATCAAGAACAGCATGCTCATGCACCATTAGAGTGACATCGGAGAGCTTCGTCTGCAGCTGGTTCAAAATGTAATTGAGTGATGCGGCCTGGTTGTATCCCATAGCCTGACAGCTGGCAAACTGGCCGAAAAACTTGGTGAATCCGTCTCCCCCGGCGTGGAAGGCGGTGAAAGGCACACCGGCGACGCTGTATATGGACTTGAAGTAATCGATTACGGCGAAGGCAAAGTTTATTGTAGACGGACTGCAGGGGTCTAGAACGCCGTCATTATAACATGAGCCGGGCGGGCTGGCCATTGAAGGCTCATTCGACATCAGATGGAACCGATCAGCACTTGTTTTGTCGATGCTTTCAAGTCGCTTGAACCTTAAATGAGAGGCCTTTTTTGCGGACCGAAGGCTTCCGATGATATTTACACGTGGAACAAGGTTAATGTTTTTCCTATAGGCGTACTCTACTAGATTTTTTATATCTTCTGTAGTGTAAATGCCTGAACTGGCGGTTGAAAAGTCGGTAGCTCCTGAGTAGTAATTCGGGTTACACTTCGGAATATTTTTGCCGTTACAGTAGTTTGAACCGAACTGAAAAATAAGCACCGTTGTTATTTACAGATCTGATACAGAATTCTACAACATAACAAGTTTTAAAAGTACCGCGGAACGTTTGAATATGGGAGACATGAGAATTATTCGTGTAGGAACGTATGTAGCGTACCAATTCTAGTTCAGGGAAGTCATTGATTTCGTTGTTGAACGAAATTCGCATGGCGTCGTCTGAGCCAAAAACGAGGACCAGTTCGTTGTACTTGTACATGTGCATGAAGTCCAGAAACTTCTGCAAATGCGGCACTGGGATGAAGTTCTTTGTGACGTCCAGCTTCaccattctgaaaaaaaataatattttttagttGTGCTTACTTACACATCTGTGCACTCAAAGATGATTTTATAACGCTAAAAAAGAAACCATTTATTCCTTATACCTTCCATAGAACTTgtaattggtatttttttacgcATTATTCTTTACGCATGATTTCCAATTACCTACAAACAGTGAACTTAATTATTTGATCTTGTtagaataatatatttcaagcGTGCATTCTATCTACTTTAAGTTGTGTTTTTCCGATTCTTCCATACGTGCATACCTTCTTTTTGTGTCAGCGTCGTCGTCAATGTTTACTATTGGAATTACATTAAACACTCCAGCCAAGGACTTGATTGTTTGGACACCGTTGCACAATcctattaaagaaaacaaattttgaaacaaagacAGCCTTGATTAAAAGACTATGCttgaaatgtgtaaaaatgaaatttaaatgaaaatattacttttcttaatgaaaacaaataaactgaCCCGATAACACCACTGATATATATGGTTCTAGAAGTACGGACCAACCCCGATAACATCACTGATATTTATGGTTCTAGAAGTACGGACCAACCCCGATAACACCACTGATATTTATGGTTCCAGAAGTACGGACCAACCCCGATAACACCACTGATATAAATGGTTCTAGAAGTACGGACCAACCCCGATACCACCACTGATATATATGGTTATAGAAGTACGGACCAACCCCGATACCACCACTGATATATATGGTTCCAGAAGTACTGACCAACCCCGATACCACCACTGATATATATGGTTATAGAAGTACGGACCAACCCCGATACCACCACTGATATATATGGTTCAAGAAGTACTGACCAACCCCGATACCACCACTGATATATATGGTTCAAGAAGTACGGACCAACCCCGATAACACCACTGATATAAATGGTTCTAGAAGTACGGACCAACTCCGATAACACCACTGATATGTATGGTTCTAGAAGTACTGACCAACCCCGATACCACCACTGATATATATGGTTCTAGAAGTACGAACCAACCCCGATAACACCACTGATATATATGGTTCCAGAAGTACGGAAAACACCACTAATATATATGGTTCAAGAAGTACGGACCAACCCCGATAATACCACTGATATATATGGTTCTAGAAGTACGGACCAACCCCGATAACACCACTGATATATATGGTTCAAGAAGTACGGACCAACCCCGATAATaccaatgatataatattatatggtTCCAGAAGTTCGGAATAACCCCGATAATaccaatgatataatattatatggtTCAAGAAGAACGGACCAACCCCGATAATACCactgatataatattatatggtTCCAGTAGTTCGGAATAACCCCGATAATaccaatgatataatattatatggtTCCAGAGGTTCGGAATAATCCCGATAATaccaatgatataatattatatggtTCAAGAAGAACGGACCAACCCCGACATTaccaatgatataatattatatggtTCCAGTAGTTCGGAATAACCCCGATAATaccaatgatataatattatatggtTCCAGAAGTTCGGAATAATCCCGATAATaccaatgatataatattatatggtTCCAGTAGTTCGGAATAACCCCGATAATaccaatgatataatattatatggtTCCAGTAGTTCGGAATAACCCCGATAATaccaatgatataatattatatggtTCCAGTAGTTCGGAATAACCCCGATAATaccaatgatataatattatatggtTCCAGTAGTTCGGAATAACCCCGATAATaccaatgatataatattatatggtTCAAGAAGAACGGACCAACCCCGACATTACcaatgatatatatgatttcAGAAGTATGGAATTACCCCGATAATACCAATTATTAAAGAACTACGGGCCAACTCCGACAATACCAATGTATTATGTGCTTCTTTAAGTATTGACTCAACCAATAAAACACTAATATTTACGGTCCAAGTAGTACGGACCAACCCCGACAATAATACCATTTCAATTTATAGTGCTAGAAAAATGAACTGACATATATGGTCCTAAAAGTATGAACTGACCCGGATAATACCACGGATTTCTATGAgtctaaaatattaattaaccCCTAAAATACCACTGATAACAGTGGTTCTAGAAGTATATGGACTAACAGCggtaataatatatgtaaatttagAAGTACTTACTGACCAGATAATACCACTGATATCTTTGATTCTAGAAGTATTATCCGACCAGATTACACTACTGGTGACATTGATTCTAGAAGTATTATCCGACCAGATTACACCACTGGTGACATTGATTCTAGAAGTATTATCCGACC
Proteins encoded in this region:
- the LOC128231574 gene encoding N,N'-diacetylchitobiase-like — translated: MMMWPLTPARVLMGLVAVSTVIQQSSSQTTTQDTVNYAAANLEVTAIVRTNHIIGQQFQVQLQLKNRGTNRILDDPNWRIYFTMRQGSSLTQREFTENGLRINRSKGCFFVISKNPGANPPFNGLMPNENSTITMVLRGLSVFRYDIDNNFVMTARNLYPRTINSTTDKNLGFVFLDPVNRTDDYSTRTPYDRFIGSQGYADLRGLGESMVLPRPKTLVTPEMEAMASMIAPPRMPPPARQTVVDLSENQIKVQFDTSISNVFKAYFKEQFLSIDGVTPSQLTEVNTPAGPGLYVSVELTADPTMTADGYRLVINGTAPNRNYNITRLSANTETGLCNGVQTIKSLAGVFNVIPIVNIDDDADTKRRMVKLDVTKNFIPVPHLQKFLDFMHMYKYNELVLVFGSDDAMRISFNNEINDFPELELFGSNYCNGKNIPKCNPNYYSGATDFSTASSGIYTTEDIKNLVEYAYRKNINLVPRVNIIGSLRSAKKASHLRFKRLESIDKTSADRFHLMSNEPSMASPPGSCYNDGVLDPCSPSTINFAFAVIDYFKSIYSVAGVPFTAFHAGGDGFTKFFGQFASCQAMGYNQAASLNYILNQLQTKLSDVTLMVHEHAVLDINTGTCLEKSTRVDLAKLIVEFTDMAPGLMEDWNLTSEQKQFLLREVRPYNESDPNDVPDVDRRFSGTKKGIAPWSKCYDCANYGYKTVLSPDSFFDFSNPYELDFNEPATHKPDGFYIIDLGRLMDFEPYNIHINMGTASSGATYLPYRFAEIFKTPTLMARENIVGMQASLDMPLVRNEYLLEYNSLRFIMAAEKMWNRGEFENLLKAEDSSTLKNMTLGQMRTAIRQSEYVDIINTMGYKELGRLDKLGITYRIPKLEAHIDNRMLAGQKPPYPVIAKSDLPNIPVEYRRYNGAGDNSTAWSALFRVDPATGARVGGLFVPFPYGGSYQMRTTNPPIDPFVQPVGPRKGETYYFEASPKNYAPKEIPPPLREGTCMPIMEPWSTNFDTVTDDKWRIVLDNIDRRITEDIEFRRTRQANLTQSMIRFNALNRRNENVNNVLENIMRQLQEGVNITALPMSNELKYIYEADKVLHETRDRLQEAKMIRWEREYQECLVPRNRGNGAPNNGAPNRQGRAMAG